A portion of the Flavobacterium magnum genome contains these proteins:
- a CDS encoding RsmB/NOP family class I SAM-dependent RNA methyltransferase yields the protein MRLHRNLVYTTIDSLNAIFNEGEYADKVVARALKKDKRWGSHDRKFVAETIYEIVRWKRLYAEIANVKEPFDRDDLWRVFAVWAVLRGYPIPDWRQLEGTPERKIKGRFDELSKIRTFRESIPDWMDELGIKELGEQKWTEEIAAQNQPAKVILRVNTLKTTKEKLRAILMDLNIETEFLKNQPDALVLKERANVFLTDAFKEGLFEVQDASSQLVAAFLDVKPGMRVVDTCAGAGGKTLHLASLMENKGQLIAMDLYESKLKQLKLRAKRNGAFNIEYKIIDSTKVIKKLQEKADRVLIDAPCSGLGVLKRNPDAKWKLQPEFIDNIRKVQSEVLESYSRIVKPGGKLVYATCSVLPSENQEQIQHFLTTENGKNFTFVKEEKILASESGFDGFYMALLERK from the coding sequence ATGAGATTACACAGGAACTTAGTTTACACCACGATTGATTCACTGAACGCAATCTTCAATGAAGGCGAATATGCTGACAAGGTGGTGGCAAGGGCGCTGAAAAAAGACAAACGCTGGGGAAGCCACGACCGTAAATTTGTGGCAGAAACCATTTATGAAATTGTCCGTTGGAAAAGATTGTATGCCGAAATCGCAAATGTGAAAGAACCTTTCGACCGCGATGACCTGTGGCGCGTATTTGCAGTATGGGCCGTATTGCGCGGCTATCCGATTCCCGACTGGAGACAGCTCGAAGGTACACCCGAACGAAAAATCAAGGGCCGTTTCGACGAATTGTCAAAAATACGCACATTCCGCGAGTCGATTCCCGATTGGATGGATGAGCTCGGTATAAAAGAGCTCGGCGAACAAAAATGGACCGAGGAAATCGCAGCACAAAATCAGCCGGCAAAGGTAATTTTGCGTGTCAACACATTGAAAACTACCAAAGAGAAGCTGCGCGCGATCTTAATGGACCTCAATATTGAAACGGAATTCCTGAAAAACCAGCCTGACGCTCTGGTGTTGAAGGAACGCGCGAACGTTTTCCTGACCGATGCCTTCAAAGAAGGCCTGTTCGAAGTACAGGATGCGAGTTCGCAGCTTGTGGCCGCTTTCCTCGATGTCAAACCGGGAATGCGCGTTGTAGACACCTGTGCCGGTGCGGGCGGAAAAACGCTGCACCTGGCTTCGCTGATGGAAAATAAGGGACAGCTGATTGCGATGGACTTATACGAGAGTAAGCTCAAACAGCTAAAACTGCGTGCCAAAAGGAACGGCGCGTTCAATATCGAGTATAAAATCATTGACTCAACCAAAGTCATTAAAAAATTGCAGGAGAAAGCCGATCGGGTATTGATTGATGCGCCCTGCAGCGGACTCGGCGTACTGAAACGCAACCCCGATGCCAAGTGGAAACTGCAGCCGGAATTTATCGACAACATCCGCAAGGTACAATCCGAGGTACTGGAAAGCTACAGCCGTATCGTGAAGCCGGGAGGTAAATTGGTCTACGCCACCTGTTCGGTGTTACCCTCTGAAAATCAGGAACAAATACAGCACTTCCTTACCACCGAAAACGGTAAAAACTTTACCTTTGTGAAAGAAGAAAAGATCCTCGCATCAGAATCCGGCTTTGACGGCTTCTATATGGCGCTGTTGGAACGAAAATAA
- a CDS encoding fibronectin type III domain-containing protein: MKKLLVLLLIPIWSFSQTAKDKQDIIRHTDVSKLKAASARFHKQFEENRNKARMLAKLYQWPLKISKDKTFSELVGVTAQLRPVYYMTFNEGAGITSRANKLYSGGSLGLNINGENMISGVWDAAGARETHQLFSGRVSVEDGTLDTHYHSTHVAGTIMGTNLVQNGAATGMAYKAHADSYDWNDDISEVAAAAAGGLLLSNHSYGRNPYYVEDFEYGKYDEEAQAFDDIMFNAPYYQFVCAAGNSRGNFNLDKNGYDLLTTHALSKNSIVVAAVEEVLQYDDESSVVMSDFSSWGPTDDGRIKPDISAKGVNTFSAVDDSDTSYDYLSGTSMASPSVNGTLLLLQQYYHQKNNVFMRAATLRGLMIHSADEAGLTPGPDYSFGWGLINAEKAANIITKRDFQTYIQENTLLQGETYTIGVNALGDEPLLATICWTDPQGIIHSQAIDDPTPALVNDLDITILQSNDTYRPWKLNPASPAAAATKGDNVVDNVEKIEIPNPSGSYTIRVTHKGTLVNNQQQYSLIISGTTAKDFWITSTDNVKFECDDNSSSTYAFNLHTKSGFSDVVTLSALNLPAGISAAFTAETMTASGDFEVTLSNINSLVPGVYPFTISGISANDSYEIPVALQILSDTFQPLTILAPVNGTMGYPLPASFSWNADLNAQAYEIQIAEDASFANIVQTQSVATNTYTAQGLANGHLYFWRVRGKNSCGTGSFSVAASFSTICSIPSGITLVSAASATSQIGWVDASGAASWEVEVVAANASPTGSGTIVNSNPYTITGLTASTCYKFYVRNLCELGDAAWAGPFDFCTQPDYCAGTHFYDSGGPSGNFQIGENNVTIIRPDQTGERIRAIFNSFDLGECCGYFIVFDGPDTSSPILYYSYFDEMPPSFASSHPEGALTFLFNSSDYQVASGWDATIICEPIPACPTQPTNLHTTNLTLHTANITWEDDASAISWETELLPSGAYPTGIGVSNTTGTVEYTGLTLDTCYDFYVRSVCAAGTSGWSGPFKFCTPPDYCNGSHFYDTGGATGPYQNNEHKVTTIYPDNPGDRIRAVFNTYQLDNWSDFMVIHNGPDETYPVLYEGNYNSPGTVVSTEVNTGALTFVFYSNEYETGNGWDASIICEPMPACPNAPTNLEVTYVSTDFARIGWTDSSNAWSWETEMVPHGMTPTGTGTIINTTLTEFEGLALNSCYDFYVRSICADGTSTWAGPLYFCTQPDYCGGAHFYDSGGATGAYLPYENKTTVIYPENAGDRVRAIFNEFNINNCCDYFAVYDGPSTNAEVLYYNYYGNPPVSFISSHPTGALTFSFQSAYQGGTGWDAVILCEPVSPCATAPANLHLDSISFNEANIGWDNDTNSSSWEIEVLPHGTTPTGSGTMISMNAYSFENLSANTCYDFYVRTFCAAGATDWTGPLQFCTPPDYCGGAHFYDTGGPAGAYNDYENYTKVIYPSTAGERVKAVFNSFQLESCCDYLRIYNGPDATYPLLYNSYQNSNPGTYKATTPTGALTFEFHSDGSATYSGWDATIICEPMPACPNAPTSLSVSNVTTTSAQFTWDDYGTPASWEVEIVPQNGSPAGNGTITQTRPYAVSGLSPGTCYQLYIRSNCTMGNSDWVGPFNFCTTPDYCAGVHFYDSGGATGSYGPNEYKQTVIYPDTAGNRVRAIFNAFQLESCCDYMTIYDGPGTNYPYLYSGNGNLSPGNVVATNPLGALTFLFSSDSSGQYSGWDATIICEPLPDCPNPPGNLIASNVTKTAATVSWLENYNASSWEMQLIPHGAPPAVSGTVVANSQHTFSALSPNTCYDFYVRSLCSDGHTDWAGPLIVCTQPDYCGGNHFYDTGGATGSYQDNEYYVTTIAPDSAGQKVKAVFNYISLESCCDSMSIYNGPTTSSPLLYSGGGYNMPTTFNSTDATGALTFRFASDGSETASGWDATISCITLGTDGSDAFSQLEYYPNPVQERLEIDAKQTVAKYALYSIEGKLIREAEVGMDKFQIEMAGLSSGAYMIRLTNDESEVKVIKVIKN; the protein is encoded by the coding sequence ATGAAGAAATTATTAGTCCTGCTCCTGATTCCCATTTGGTCTTTCTCCCAGACCGCAAAAGACAAACAAGACATCATCCGCCACACTGATGTATCAAAATTAAAAGCAGCATCAGCCAGATTTCACAAGCAATTTGAAGAAAACCGAAACAAAGCACGGATGCTTGCCAAATTGTATCAATGGCCATTGAAAATCAGTAAAGACAAAACATTTTCCGAACTGGTCGGTGTCACCGCGCAACTCAGGCCGGTGTATTATATGACATTTAATGAAGGAGCCGGAATCACCTCGCGCGCCAACAAGCTCTACAGCGGTGGAAGCCTCGGACTCAACATCAACGGTGAAAACATGATTTCCGGCGTGTGGGATGCTGCAGGAGCGCGGGAAACCCATCAACTTTTTAGCGGACGTGTTTCGGTGGAGGACGGGACTTTGGATACGCATTACCATTCAACCCACGTCGCAGGCACCATCATGGGGACCAATCTCGTCCAAAATGGGGCAGCAACCGGGATGGCTTATAAAGCCCATGCCGACTCCTACGACTGGAATGACGATATCTCTGAAGTGGCCGCGGCGGCAGCCGGCGGTTTGCTGCTGTCGAACCATTCCTATGGCCGTAACCCGTACTATGTGGAGGATTTCGAATACGGGAAATATGACGAAGAAGCGCAGGCTTTCGATGACATCATGTTCAATGCACCGTATTATCAGTTTGTGTGCGCAGCCGGAAACAGCAGGGGAAATTTTAACCTGGACAAAAATGGCTACGATTTGCTTACAACGCACGCGCTCAGCAAAAACTCGATTGTGGTCGCCGCTGTGGAGGAAGTCCTGCAATATGACGATGAAAGTTCGGTAGTGATGTCCGACTTCAGCAGTTGGGGACCCACTGATGATGGTAGGATTAAACCGGACATTTCGGCTAAGGGCGTAAACACTTTCTCAGCAGTAGACGATTCGGACACCAGCTACGATTATCTTTCGGGTACCTCTATGGCGTCACCCAGCGTAAACGGCACCTTGCTGCTTCTGCAACAATATTACCATCAGAAAAACAATGTATTCATGAGGGCGGCTACGCTACGAGGCCTCATGATTCATAGTGCTGATGAAGCGGGGCTGACACCCGGACCCGATTATAGTTTTGGCTGGGGTCTTATCAATGCAGAAAAGGCGGCGAATATCATTACCAAAAGAGATTTCCAGACTTACATCCAGGAAAACACCTTGTTACAGGGCGAGACCTATACTATCGGGGTGAACGCGCTTGGTGATGAGCCGTTGCTGGCCACAATCTGCTGGACCGATCCGCAGGGTATAATCCATTCGCAGGCCATCGATGATCCGACACCGGCGCTCGTGAACGACCTCGACATCACCATCTTGCAGAGCAACGACACCTACAGGCCCTGGAAGTTAAACCCCGCATCGCCCGCGGCCGCGGCAACAAAGGGTGATAACGTGGTGGATAACGTGGAGAAAATTGAAATCCCGAATCCGTCAGGAAGTTACACCATCCGCGTCACCCATAAAGGTACTTTGGTCAACAACCAGCAGCAATACAGCCTGATTATTTCGGGAACCACTGCGAAGGATTTCTGGATCACGTCGACTGACAACGTTAAGTTTGAATGTGACGACAACAGCAGCAGTACATACGCTTTCAACCTCCATACCAAATCGGGCTTCAGCGATGTAGTGACGCTGTCAGCATTAAACCTCCCTGCAGGAATCTCAGCCGCTTTCACCGCGGAAACCATGACGGCATCGGGAGATTTTGAGGTTACGCTGAGCAACATCAACTCACTGGTGCCGGGCGTCTATCCGTTCACAATCAGTGGGATCTCGGCTAATGATTCCTATGAAATTCCGGTGGCACTCCAGATTTTATCCGATACGTTCCAGCCACTCACGATTTTGGCGCCCGTCAACGGTACGATGGGCTATCCCCTACCGGCATCATTTAGCTGGAATGCAGATCTGAACGCGCAGGCGTATGAAATACAAATTGCCGAAGACGCTTCGTTTGCCAACATTGTGCAAACACAGTCTGTTGCAACAAATACCTACACTGCGCAAGGTCTGGCCAACGGACACCTTTATTTCTGGCGCGTGCGCGGAAAAAATTCCTGCGGTACGGGAAGTTTCAGCGTGGCAGCTTCTTTTTCAACCATCTGCAGCATCCCTTCCGGGATTACGCTTGTATCAGCAGCCAGCGCTACATCACAAATTGGATGGGTGGATGCTTCGGGTGCCGCAAGCTGGGAGGTCGAAGTTGTGGCAGCAAACGCAAGTCCGACGGGATCCGGTACCATCGTAAATTCAAATCCATATACCATCACAGGCCTTACCGCATCGACCTGTTATAAATTTTATGTGCGCAACCTCTGTGAATTGGGGGATGCAGCCTGGGCAGGCCCGTTCGATTTCTGCACACAACCTGACTACTGCGCCGGAACGCATTTCTACGACAGCGGCGGGCCGTCAGGGAATTTCCAGATCGGAGAAAATAACGTGACAATCATTCGTCCTGACCAAACCGGTGAGCGTATCCGGGCCATTTTCAACAGCTTTGACTTAGGGGAATGCTGCGGTTATTTTATTGTATTCGATGGGCCCGATACAAGTTCACCCATTTTGTACTACAGTTATTTTGATGAGATGCCGCCGTCGTTCGCGTCCTCACATCCGGAGGGTGCGCTGACGTTCCTTTTCAATTCCAGCGACTATCAGGTAGCTTCAGGATGGGATGCGACCATCATATGCGAACCAATACCCGCTTGTCCGACCCAGCCAACAAACCTGCATACAACAAACCTCACCCTCCATACAGCAAACATCACCTGGGAAGACGATGCTTCGGCAATATCATGGGAAACTGAGCTGTTGCCCTCAGGTGCATATCCGACGGGAATAGGGGTATCAAATACTACGGGAACTGTCGAGTATACCGGCCTAACGCTCGACACTTGTTATGATTTTTATGTAAGATCTGTCTGTGCTGCGGGCACCTCAGGTTGGTCAGGACCATTCAAATTCTGCACCCCGCCGGACTACTGCAACGGAAGCCATTTCTATGATACGGGCGGAGCTACAGGCCCATACCAGAATAACGAGCATAAAGTCACCACCATATATCCTGATAACCCGGGCGATCGCATCAGGGCGGTTTTCAATACTTACCAACTGGACAACTGGAGTGATTTTATGGTGATCCATAACGGACCTGACGAGACGTATCCTGTGCTTTACGAAGGCAATTACAATTCTCCCGGGACAGTGGTTTCCACAGAAGTCAATACCGGCGCGCTGACCTTTGTTTTTTACTCCAATGAATATGAAACTGGAAACGGATGGGATGCGTCGATTATTTGTGAGCCAATGCCAGCCTGCCCGAATGCACCCACAAATCTGGAGGTTACTTACGTAAGCACTGATTTTGCCAGGATTGGCTGGACAGACAGTTCCAATGCCTGGTCCTGGGAGACTGAAATGGTCCCCCATGGGATGACGCCAACAGGTACCGGTACCATAATCAATACCACCCTAACCGAGTTTGAGGGGCTGGCATTAAACAGTTGTTACGATTTTTATGTCCGGTCGATTTGTGCTGACGGAACCTCGACCTGGGCGGGCCCGCTCTACTTCTGCACTCAGCCGGATTATTGCGGAGGTGCCCATTTCTATGATTCCGGTGGGGCTACAGGCGCCTACCTTCCATATGAAAATAAAACAACAGTGATTTACCCTGAAAACGCCGGCGATCGCGTACGTGCCATTTTCAACGAATTCAACATCAACAATTGTTGCGATTACTTTGCAGTGTACGACGGCCCTTCGACAAATGCGGAGGTGCTCTATTACAACTATTACGGCAACCCACCTGTTTCGTTTATCTCATCTCATCCGACAGGGGCCCTGACATTTTCCTTCCAGTCTGCCTATCAGGGTGGAACCGGTTGGGATGCTGTCATTTTGTGTGAACCCGTTTCGCCATGTGCGACGGCGCCGGCTAACCTGCATCTCGACAGCATTTCCTTTAATGAAGCAAATATCGGATGGGACAATGATACGAACTCAAGTTCATGGGAAATTGAAGTGCTGCCTCACGGAACCACGCCCACAGGAAGCGGAACCATGATTAGCATGAACGCCTATTCTTTTGAAAACCTGTCCGCAAATACGTGCTACGATTTTTATGTAAGGACGTTTTGCGCAGCCGGCGCCACGGATTGGACTGGCCCGCTACAATTCTGTACGCCACCTGATTACTGCGGAGGCGCCCATTTTTATGACACCGGAGGACCTGCTGGGGCGTATAACGATTACGAAAATTATACCAAAGTAATTTATCCGTCGACAGCCGGAGAACGTGTGAAAGCCGTTTTCAACTCTTTTCAGTTGGAATCCTGCTGTGATTACCTTCGGATTTATAACGGCCCTGACGCCACTTATCCTTTGTTGTATAACAGTTATCAAAACAGCAATCCCGGCACATATAAAGCCACTACACCTACAGGCGCATTGACCTTCGAATTCCATTCTGACGGCAGCGCTACTTATTCCGGATGGGACGCGACGATAATTTGCGAACCCATGCCAGCCTGCCCAAATGCGCCTACCTCCTTGAGCGTTTCAAATGTTACGACAACATCAGCCCAGTTCACCTGGGATGATTACGGCACTCCCGCAAGCTGGGAAGTTGAGATTGTGCCGCAAAACGGCAGTCCGGCCGGCAATGGAACCATTACGCAAACCAGACCCTACGCAGTTTCAGGTTTGTCGCCGGGCACGTGCTACCAACTTTACATCAGATCGAATTGTACCATGGGCAATTCAGATTGGGTAGGCCCGTTTAACTTTTGCACCACGCCTGACTACTGTGCGGGAGTCCATTTTTACGATAGTGGTGGCGCTACAGGATCTTACGGACCAAACGAATACAAGCAAACCGTAATTTATCCCGACACCGCCGGCAACAGGGTACGCGCGATTTTCAATGCGTTCCAGTTGGAGTCCTGCTGCGATTATATGACCATTTACGACGGTCCGGGTACAAATTACCCATACCTGTATTCCGGTAATGGCAATCTGTCACCCGGAAATGTCGTAGCGACAAATCCACTCGGTGCATTGACGTTTTTATTCTCATCGGATTCCAGCGGTCAATACAGCGGTTGGGATGCTACCATTATTTGTGAACCGCTTCCTGACTGTCCTAACCCGCCCGGGAACCTGATCGCCTCAAATGTTACCAAAACCGCCGCCACCGTATCATGGCTTGAAAATTACAATGCCAGTTCGTGGGAAATGCAGTTAATACCCCATGGCGCGCCACCTGCGGTTTCAGGTACCGTTGTGGCGAACAGCCAACACACGTTCAGCGCGCTGAGCCCGAATACCTGCTACGATTTTTATGTCCGATCGCTTTGCAGCGATGGCCATACCGACTGGGCAGGGCCGCTCATTGTCTGTACCCAGCCGGATTACTGCGGTGGTAATCATTTCTATGACACGGGAGGTGCTACAGGGTCGTATCAGGACAATGAATATTATGTGACTACGATTGCTCCCGACAGCGCAGGGCAAAAGGTGAAAGCGGTATTCAATTATATTTCGCTCGAAAGTTGCTGCGACTCAATGTCAATCTACAACGGCCCTACGACTTCCAGTCCGTTGCTCTATTCCGGCGGAGGTTACAATATGCCTACAACCTTCAACTCCACGGATGCCACGGGAGCTTTGACATTCCGTTTTGCTTCTGACGGCAGCGAGACCGCTTCAGGATGGGATGCCACTATCAGCTGTATTACGCTTGGAACCGACGGCTCGGATGCATTCAGCCAACTTGAATATTATCCGAATCCTGTGCAGGAAAGGCTGGAGATTGACGCCAAACAAACCGTTGCCAAATACGCGTTGTACAGTATTGAAGGCAAGCTGATCAGGGAAGCCGAAGTGGGTATGGACAAGTTCCAGATCGAAATGGCCGGGTTAAGTTCCGGGGCATACATGATCAGGCTCACCAACGACGAGTCAGAAGTCAAAGTGATAAAAGTCATCAAGAATTAA
- a CDS encoding KdsC family phosphatase → MAKSYKEIMNAITTFIFDVDGVLTDSTVHVTQNGEMLRTMNIRDGFAMKAAVESGYHVAIISGGSSEGVRIRLQNLGITDIYLACPSKTDTFREYTALHNINSEQVLYMGDDIPDYHVMQLVGLPACPKDSSPEIREIARYISHKDGGKGAVRDVIEQVMKVQGKWHIYYDGKHD, encoded by the coding sequence ATGGCAAAAAGTTATAAAGAAATCATGAATGCAATCACGACGTTCATATTTGATGTTGACGGCGTATTGACCGACAGCACGGTACACGTCACCCAGAATGGCGAAATGTTGCGTACGATGAACATCCGCGATGGTTTCGCGATGAAGGCCGCCGTCGAATCGGGATACCACGTTGCGATCATTTCCGGTGGCAGCAGCGAAGGGGTCAGGATCAGGCTGCAGAACCTCGGCATTACTGACATTTACCTTGCCTGCCCAAGCAAAACCGATACGTTCAGGGAATATACGGCTTTGCACAACATCAATTCGGAACAGGTGTTGTACATGGGCGACGACATCCCCGACTACCACGTGATGCAGCTCGTAGGTCTTCCTGCCTGTCCGAAGGATTCCAGTCCGGAAATCCGCGAAATCGCCAGGTACATTTCCCATAAAGACGGCGGCAAGGGCGCAGTCCGCGATGTGATTGAACAGGTCATGAAGGTACAGGGAAAATGGCATATATACTATGACGGGAAGCACGATTGA
- a CDS encoding endonuclease, translating into MKKILSFTALFFTLLSIAQAGSPAPYYNGFNWTLTGVALKNALATKIITTHTEQLSYTPGIWNALKITDKDPNNSSNVLLIYGWENGSDSDVTNDLSRSKNSNGGAVGEWNREHTYAQSIGTPDLGTSGAGADAHHLRAADVQRNGSRASKKFAAGSGNSGAVTGGWYPGDNWKGDIARMMMYMYLRYDDQCLPKNVGVGNTLATDANMIQLFLQWNAEDPVSAVEDQRNTYLGNASNTYGQGNRNPFIDNPYIATVIWGGPAAENRWPSIPLGIENHSLEQLVVYPNPSNDHKINIDGDVVLDEIELINLNGQLVQRITKPAMDNHSYTLNGLPSGFYLLRMTSENQTATRKVIVN; encoded by the coding sequence ATGAAGAAAATATTATCGTTTACCGCATTGTTTTTCACACTGTTAAGCATTGCCCAGGCGGGAAGTCCCGCACCGTATTATAATGGATTTAACTGGACCCTTACCGGCGTGGCACTCAAAAATGCTTTGGCTACGAAAATCATCACGACACACACCGAGCAGTTGTCCTACACGCCCGGGATATGGAACGCGTTGAAAATAACGGATAAGGACCCGAACAATTCCTCAAACGTACTCCTGATTTATGGTTGGGAAAATGGCAGCGACAGTGATGTAACCAATGACCTTTCGAGAAGTAAAAATTCAAACGGTGGTGCAGTGGGCGAATGGAACCGCGAACATACCTACGCACAATCCATTGGTACGCCGGATCTGGGCACGTCAGGTGCCGGTGCAGATGCGCACCATTTACGCGCTGCCGATGTACAACGCAACGGGAGCCGCGCGAGCAAGAAATTTGCCGCAGGAAGCGGGAACTCGGGCGCAGTGACCGGCGGATGGTATCCCGGCGATAACTGGAAAGGCGATATAGCCCGAATGATGATGTATATGTACCTGCGTTATGACGACCAATGCCTGCCGAAAAATGTCGGTGTTGGCAATACACTGGCCACCGACGCCAATATGATCCAGCTTTTCCTGCAATGGAATGCCGAAGACCCGGTGTCTGCCGTTGAAGACCAGAGAAACACCTACCTGGGCAACGCGAGCAACACTTACGGGCAGGGAAACCGCAATCCGTTTATCGACAATCCTTATATCGCAACGGTGATCTGGGGCGGCCCTGCTGCCGAAAACCGCTGGCCGTCCATTCCGCTGGGTATTGAAAACCATTCCCTTGAACAGCTGGTGGTGTATCCGAATCCGTCGAATGACCACAAAATCAATATCGATGGGGATGTCGTTTTGGATGAAATTGAACTCATAAACCTTAATGGGCAGCTGGTACAGAGAATTACAAAGCCCGCGATGGACAATCACAGTTATACGCTCAACGGACTACCCTCAGGATTTTACCTGCTCAGGATGACTTCTGAGAACCAGACGGCAACAAGGAAGGTCATTGTAAACTAA
- a CDS encoding Rossmann-like and DUF2520 domain-containing protein: MINVSIIGSGNVAGHLVSAFAKSDAVQLVEVFSRRNSVDFTLPENASLVHDLDLLQDADLYIIAVTDGAVAQISEALPFKNRLVAHTSGTMPLEILHENNRKAVFYPLQTFSKTKAVNFLDIPICLEAQFPADFQLLERTARAISDKTYAINSAQRKALHVAAVFANNFTNHLYGIADEICREHQMPFEILKPLIAETAAKVMQLSPDEAQTGPAKRNDLKTIAAHEAFLSDYKKDIYHILTESIQNHGKKL; this comes from the coding sequence ATGATTAATGTCAGTATTATTGGGTCGGGCAATGTGGCCGGCCATTTGGTTTCGGCTTTCGCCAAAAGTGACGCGGTGCAGTTGGTGGAGGTTTTCTCACGCAGGAATAGCGTCGATTTTACATTGCCTGAAAATGCCTCGCTCGTGCACGACCTGGATTTACTGCAGGATGCCGACCTGTACATCATCGCCGTAACCGATGGCGCCGTTGCCCAGATTTCGGAGGCACTCCCTTTTAAAAACCGTTTGGTGGCGCATACCTCGGGTACGATGCCCCTGGAAATCCTGCACGAAAACAATCGGAAAGCCGTTTTTTACCCGTTGCAGACTTTCAGCAAAACCAAAGCGGTCAACTTCCTGGACATCCCTATCTGCCTCGAAGCGCAGTTTCCTGCGGATTTTCAGCTGCTGGAACGTACTGCCAGGGCGATTTCTGATAAAACTTACGCAATCAATTCCGCCCAGCGGAAAGCGCTGCACGTTGCCGCGGTTTTCGCCAATAATTTCACGAACCACCTGTATGGCATCGCCGACGAAATCTGCCGTGAGCACCAGATGCCGTTTGAAATACTGAAGCCCCTGATTGCCGAAACCGCTGCAAAAGTGATGCAGCTCTCACCCGATGAGGCACAGACGGGGCCTGCTAAACGCAATGACCTTAAGACCATAGCCGCGCACGAGGCCTTTTTATCTGACTATAAAAAAGACATTTACCATATCCTAACCGAATCAATACAGAACCATGGCAAAAAGTTATAA
- a CDS encoding endonuclease has product MKKLYTPFALLLGFIAVAQIPAGYYNSATGTGLTLKTQLHNIIKNHDDQGYNAIDNFFTAHDIDIYYEDDNTILDPYSEKPNATDAYNYQPDQPGDICGNYNSEGDCYNPEHVIPQSVFSQAPPMRGDAHHLLPTDGRVNNFRSNFPFGVAGTLVSQNGITNPTTNGSKLGANVNSGYSAGYTGTVFEPIDEFKGDIARIYFYFVTRYQDVIAGWNNYAMFTPNNSGTVIAQPFLNILLTWNIQDPVSQKEIDRNNDVYDYQGNRNPFVDNNNYVAMIWGAPLGRSENDIVNVSVYPNPSANHQVNIQSDRSLNRIELTNINGQLIRRIDNPVTVNNVYTLSDLPQGLYFLKVAAAEQFSVKKIVVN; this is encoded by the coding sequence ATGAAAAAATTATACACTCCGTTTGCGCTGCTGTTGGGTTTTATTGCGGTGGCGCAGATACCGGCCGGATACTACAACTCGGCTACCGGGACAGGACTGACCCTCAAAACGCAGCTCCACAACATCATCAAGAACCACGACGACCAGGGATACAACGCCATTGATAATTTTTTCACTGCGCACGACATCGACATCTATTATGAAGATGACAACACGATCCTGGATCCGTATTCGGAAAAACCGAATGCCACAGACGCCTACAATTATCAGCCTGACCAGCCCGGTGACATTTGCGGGAATTACAACAGCGAAGGCGATTGCTACAACCCCGAACACGTCATTCCGCAGTCGGTTTTCAGCCAGGCTCCACCCATGCGCGGCGATGCACATCATTTGCTTCCGACTGACGGCAGGGTGAATAACTTCAGGAGCAATTTCCCGTTCGGCGTTGCGGGTACTTTGGTTTCGCAAAATGGTATCACGAATCCCACGACAAATGGCTCTAAACTGGGGGCAAACGTAAATTCGGGTTACTCGGCGGGTTACACCGGAACGGTTTTCGAGCCCATCGATGAATTCAAGGGCGATATCGCACGGATATATTTCTATTTTGTCACCCGATATCAGGATGTTATCGCAGGCTGGAACAATTATGCGATGTTTACACCAAACAACTCCGGAACGGTCATTGCGCAGCCGTTCCTGAATATCCTGCTGACGTGGAATATACAGGATCCTGTAAGCCAAAAGGAAATCGACCGCAATAATGACGTATACGATTATCAGGGCAACCGGAATCCATTCGTTGACAATAACAATTATGTGGCGATGATTTGGGGTGCGCCGTTGGGTAGATCCGAAAATGACATCGTCAACGTCTCGGTATATCCGAATCCGTCTGCCAACCATCAGGTCAATATACAATCGGACAGGTCTTTGAACCGGATTGAGTTGACGAATATCAACGGACAGCTGATCCGGCGGATTGACAATCCGGTCACTGTAAACAATGTATATACGTTATCGGACCTGCCGCAGGGACTTTACTTCCTTAAAGTGGCGGCTGCGGAACAATTTTCGGTAAAGAAAATTGTGGTGAATTAG